A single genomic interval of Dysidea avara chromosome 6, odDysAvar1.4, whole genome shotgun sequence harbors:
- the LOC136257519 gene encoding thiosulfate sulfurtransferase-like isoform X2, which translates to MNLNVVRDTESDWPNAIPSMEHFEKCIGDLGIINDTPVVLYDNNEDIGMYSVARAWLLFKLFGHTHVAILDGGIPSYLKSGGPTESGPPHTPQSATYKASFIKVDEIRSYEQMLFNFKEKLEQVVDARPAGRFNGTEPEPLRFAYLPSGHMIGSYNIPYGKFLRSDTKTMKSAEELKIVFQEAGVDLDKPVVASCGSGITACWIVVAGLLCGMKSVPLYDNSWTEWVHITPADTKTVGVKGVDMK; encoded by the exons ATGAACTTGAACGTAGTACGAGATACTGAATCTGACTGGCCTAATGCTATACCTAGTATGGAACACTTTGAGAAATGTATTGGAGAT CTTGGCATTATCAATGACACtccagtagtactgtatgataacaatgAAGATATTGGAATGTACTCTGTGGCAAGGGCCTGGCTATTATTCAAG CTGTTTGGACACACTCATGTGGCCATTCTCGATGGAGGCATCCCCAGCTATCTCAAGTCAGGGGGGCCAACAGAATCAGGCCCCCCACATACCCCACAGTCGGCCACCTACAAAGCTAGCTTCATAAAAGTTGACGAGATTCGCAGCTATGAGCAGATGTTGTTTAACTTTAAAGAGAAACTAGAACAA GTAGTTGATGCTCGGCCTGCTGGCAGATTTAATGGCACTGAACCAGAACCTCTGAGATTTGCTT ACCTCCCCAGTGGACACATGATAGGATCCTACAATATTCCTTATGGTAAATTCTTACGGTCTGATACCAAGACTATGAAATCTGCTGAAGAGTTGAAAATAG TATTCCAAGAGGCAGGTGTAGACCTGGACAAGCCAGTAGTGGCCTCTTGTGGTAGTGGCATAACAGCTTGTTGGATAGTAGTGGCAGGTCTGCTGTGTGGGATGAAGTCTGTTCCTCTATATGAT AATTCATGGACAGAATGGGTACACATAACACCTGCAGACACCAAGACAGTTGGTGTGAAAGGCGTGGACATGAAATAG
- the LOC136257519 gene encoding thiosulfate sulfurtransferase-like isoform X1 — MEPPKFVTADWLKEEVSKPDTKTRVVDATWHRPGWKRNASAEHESCRIKGAVHMNLNVVRDTESDWPNAIPSMEHFEKCIGDLGIINDTPVVLYDNNEDIGMYSVARAWLLFKLFGHTHVAILDGGIPSYLKSGGPTESGPPHTPQSATYKASFIKVDEIRSYEQMLFNFKEKLEQVVDARPAGRFNGTEPEPLRFAYLPSGHMIGSYNIPYGKFLRSDTKTMKSAEELKIVFQEAGVDLDKPVVASCGSGITACWIVVAGLLCGMKSVPLYDNSWTEWVHITPADTKTVGVKGVDMK; from the exons ATGGAGCCTCCAAAGTTTGTGACAGCTGACTGGTTAAAGGAAGAAGTGAGCAAGCCTGACACAAAAACCAG GGTAGTGGATGCTACTTGGCATAGACCTGGTTGGAAACGAAATGCGTCAGCCGAACATGAAAG TTGTCGTATCAAGGGTGCTGTGCATATGAACTTGAACGTAGTACGAGATACTGAATCTGACTGGCCTAATGCTATACCTAGTATGGAACACTTTGAGAAATGTATTGGAGAT CTTGGCATTATCAATGACACtccagtagtactgtatgataacaatgAAGATATTGGAATGTACTCTGTGGCAAGGGCCTGGCTATTATTCAAG CTGTTTGGACACACTCATGTGGCCATTCTCGATGGAGGCATCCCCAGCTATCTCAAGTCAGGGGGGCCAACAGAATCAGGCCCCCCACATACCCCACAGTCGGCCACCTACAAAGCTAGCTTCATAAAAGTTGACGAGATTCGCAGCTATGAGCAGATGTTGTTTAACTTTAAAGAGAAACTAGAACAA GTAGTTGATGCTCGGCCTGCTGGCAGATTTAATGGCACTGAACCAGAACCTCTGAGATTTGCTT ACCTCCCCAGTGGACACATGATAGGATCCTACAATATTCCTTATGGTAAATTCTTACGGTCTGATACCAAGACTATGAAATCTGCTGAAGAGTTGAAAATAG TATTCCAAGAGGCAGGTGTAGACCTGGACAAGCCAGTAGTGGCCTCTTGTGGTAGTGGCATAACAGCTTGTTGGATAGTAGTGGCAGGTCTGCTGTGTGGGATGAAGTCTGTTCCTCTATATGAT AATTCATGGACAGAATGGGTACACATAACACCTGCAGACACCAAGACAGTTGGTGTGAAAGGCGTGGACATGAAATAG